From the genome of Geoglobus ahangari, one region includes:
- a CDS encoding CARDB domain-containing protein yields MKGIIGLLVCIILLFMIAPCLAVENFAVKLVEHVDGYGRFIEKTGPYGRGDMLRVYAQAEDVNHYRAYAVDFVFVIYDPEDYPVAGTVIRKEGTDWTDKVYAVFEMKIPDSWKTGKYRVEVYVFDVLNSTATKEEYDSYLDRLISGGSAAVSVHTLPRDEVDYEKEEVSFQLVDVSLSPVYIFDSGLKATVLPEGMNNTMQVSMLNAGDKKATFYAKLLIDGEVSSKQKVELEPYESNRVEFSIPQLKVGDHMLEVVVDWGNKRELKTLPIFVKPYLFSKPVMVGSVGNGLLVLSLNNYVLGSGGVTGMDENPPKFSTSKDYVMNRENSAKMLTNILAYVWKYGKHGSSLKVGLYYKSDERAEQVLPELLEYVVKKSKAPVEYVGTLEDYELGKADLLFYVTDSPDIGQLSEYIESGGSVIVDVTDFYFTGSDVIKEYGLKESEELLSTFYDLRSINKTVSIKLKTELKLPPELVYSNFSVSDFIVDVGKPVTISFDVRNVGGAGTERVFVTVNGEVVFNETVNFYPNEVRHFSFDYTPEVEGSYKVVLDNSPLSKVFFAKNETKPQVTPTKTPEAEKKGRGNAALITGLAGVLALLIIVRLYLRQ; encoded by the coding sequence GTGAAGGGGATAATCGGTTTGCTGGTCTGTATTATCCTTCTATTCATGATTGCTCCCTGTCTTGCCGTAGAAAATTTTGCTGTAAAACTCGTAGAACACGTTGACGGCTACGGCAGGTTTATAGAAAAAACAGGGCCTTACGGCAGGGGGGACATGCTCAGGGTTTACGCGCAGGCCGAGGACGTCAACCACTACAGAGCTTATGCTGTAGACTTCGTCTTCGTCATCTACGACCCCGAGGATTACCCGGTGGCCGGAACTGTTATACGAAAGGAGGGTACTGACTGGACCGACAAGGTTTATGCTGTTTTCGAGATGAAAATACCGGACAGCTGGAAAACCGGGAAGTACAGGGTGGAAGTGTATGTTTTTGACGTGCTGAACAGCACAGCGACAAAAGAGGAGTACGACTCCTATCTGGACAGGCTGATAAGCGGAGGCAGTGCTGCGGTCAGTGTGCACACCTTGCCGAGGGACGAGGTGGACTACGAAAAGGAGGAGGTCAGCTTTCAGCTGGTTGACGTGAGCCTGAGCCCCGTGTACATCTTCGACTCCGGACTGAAGGCCACGGTTCTCCCTGAGGGCATGAACAACACCATGCAGGTTTCGATGCTCAATGCCGGGGACAAAAAAGCAACATTTTACGCCAAGCTTCTGATAGATGGTGAAGTGAGCTCAAAGCAGAAGGTCGAGCTTGAGCCTTACGAGTCAAATAGGGTGGAGTTCAGCATACCTCAGCTCAAGGTAGGGGATCACATGCTTGAGGTGGTGGTGGACTGGGGCAACAAAAGGGAGCTAAAGACCCTTCCAATATTCGTCAAGCCGTACCTCTTCTCAAAGCCGGTGATGGTTGGCAGCGTGGGGAACGGCCTTCTTGTCCTCTCTCTCAACAACTACGTCCTTGGAAGCGGCGGAGTCACAGGCATGGATGAGAACCCTCCAAAGTTCAGCACCTCGAAGGACTACGTGATGAACAGGGAGAATTCCGCAAAAATGCTCACGAACATCCTCGCCTACGTCTGGAAATACGGCAAGCATGGCAGCTCTTTGAAGGTCGGTCTTTATTACAAGAGCGATGAGAGGGCCGAACAGGTGCTCCCGGAGCTGCTCGAGTATGTGGTGAAGAAGAGCAAGGCACCGGTGGAGTATGTTGGCACGCTTGAGGACTACGAGCTTGGAAAGGCCGATCTGCTGTTCTACGTCACCGACTCTCCAGACATCGGTCAGCTCTCAGAGTACATCGAGTCTGGAGGAAGCGTCATCGTTGATGTGACTGACTTTTACTTTACAGGCTCGGACGTCATAAAGGAGTACGGGCTGAAGGAGTCAGAGGAGCTCTTGTCGACTTTCTACGACCTGAGGAGCATAAACAAGACAGTCTCCATAAAGCTGAAGACTGAACTGAAGCTACCTCCGGAGCTCGTTTACTCCAACTTCTCGGTGAGCGACTTCATAGTTGACGTCGGCAAGCCGGTTACAATTTCATTCGACGTCAGGAACGTGGGTGGTGCGGGCACCGAGAGGGTTTTTGTCACCGTGAATGGTGAGGTCGTCTTTAACGAGACCGTGAACTTCTACCCCAACGAGGTCAGGCACTTCTCCTTCGATTACACGCCTGAGGTGGAGGGGAGCTATAAGGTGGTGTTGGACAACAGCCCGCTCTCCAAGGTGTTCTTCGCCAAAAACGAGACCAAGCCACAGGTCACACCAACGAAGACCCCAGAAGCTGAAAAGAAGGGGAGAGGAAACGCTGCGCTCATAACGGGTCTCGCGGGAGTTCTGGCCCTGCTGATTATTGTGAGGCTGTACCTGAGACAATGA
- a CDS encoding signal peptidase I has protein sequence MALVDPIQIAIAAICVASFVLYNSREEILFRSKLLEMRSSVKKLLERRRNSRRKAILSVVELVLFFALIYLAFTMKIFWAVVVSNSMAPTFERGDMVLVQTLFVNPEKGDIVMFERGDLNLPVTHRVLKVEDGLVYTGGDASGPDARPVPRDKIIGEVVTIFGSPVVVKGVGKYFILDATQLRDITPFGQEYLFYKNLIELFRKYAIAIIVISIAAYVYLTVREFTA, from the coding sequence ATGGCTCTTGTAGACCCGATCCAGATCGCCATTGCAGCAATCTGCGTGGCCTCTTTCGTGCTGTACAACTCGAGAGAGGAGATCCTGTTCCGTTCGAAGCTCCTTGAAATGAGGAGCAGCGTCAAGAAGTTACTTGAAAGAAGGAGGAACAGCAGGAGGAAGGCGATACTCTCCGTCGTTGAGCTCGTGCTCTTCTTCGCCCTGATATATCTGGCGTTCACGATGAAGATCTTCTGGGCAGTCGTGGTGTCCAACAGCATGGCGCCAACCTTCGAGAGGGGAGACATGGTTCTCGTGCAAACGCTTTTCGTGAATCCCGAGAAGGGAGACATCGTGATGTTCGAGAGGGGCGATCTGAACCTGCCGGTGACCCACAGGGTTCTGAAGGTGGAGGACGGCCTTGTTTACACCGGTGGAGACGCTTCAGGCCCGGACGCGAGACCTGTGCCAAGGGACAAGATCATTGGAGAGGTGGTGACAATTTTCGGCAGTCCTGTGGTCGTGAAAGGTGTCGGAAAGTACTTCATACTCGATGCGACCCAGCTTAGGGACATAACTCCATTCGGGCAGGAGTACCTGTTCTACAAGAACCTGATCGAGCTGTTCAGGAAGTACGCGATAGCGATAATAGTCATATCCATAGCCGCCTACGTGTACCTGACCGTCAGGGAGTTCACTGCCTGA